TAAGGCGGGGCTGCAGGCGTTCGGCAAGTATGTGATCGCGCTGTTCAGCTACGGTTACGAAACAGGCGACGTGAAGCCTGTAAAAGCTGTCATTAGTTCTGATTGCGATTTATGTGCGAACTACTTCAAGATGGTCAAAGCGGGGTACGAGGATGATGACTGGCTTGGTGGCGCGAAGCTCGATGTACTGGGTAGTACTAGCGTCTTCAAGAAGACTCCTGACGGTAAATATCAATTGATTCTTGATATTACCCAGGAACCAACGGAATATTTTTATCCAGGCGGGAAATTTCCCGAAACCGGTGACTCTTCGTGGAGCGCATTTATCCTTGAGGCCAAATTTATCAAGGGTGTATGGCATGCTTCTGAGCTCTCTAGTATCAAAGGTTCGAGCTAAAAGTGGCAACAATACACTTTCGGGTGGCAGTACTCCTGCTGGTGCTGCTCTTATTCGTTTCCATGGCTCCTCTTAGTGCGGCACGAGCGGACTTTGGTGGGGGTGGTGATTTTGAAGATGGTGGCATAATCGGTGGCGGCTGGAAGGAAGATCCTGAGGGGAACTATTGGACGAACGTTCCGATCGGAATAGTTAATGATCCGTACGATTATCGATTTAGTCTGGTCTGCTTTGATCAAAATAGTGGAGACAGAGAGTGCCTGGCTCGACAGCGTAAATGTGATGCAGGCGAAAATGGTCGGTTGGTTTTATGGTACCGAGGTCTGAAAGGTACTGACAAATCATCGTGGAAGGCATTTCCCTTGCTTTCCGATTCCAATAAAACTCACACAGCACAGTGCATCTACTCCACGAATCCCGATGACGTCCTTGGCCGTATCGCGGAGGCGATTCAGAAGCAGTTCCAGAGCCGACCAGTCGTCGCAGGCTCATTGACGCTCCAACCGAGTCCTCACACCCTCATTCGGGCGAACACAAACTTCTTCGTGGAGTCGAAAGACCAGGTCTTCGACCTCAAGCTTTTGGGTCAAGATGTGAAGATCAAGGCGACCCCGACTGAGTACACGTGGAACTACGGGGATGGCAGCACGTATGGGCCTACGAGGGAGTCCGGGTATGTGTTGCGGGATGATGAGTTGGGTGAAGAAACGCAGACGAGCCATCAGTATCCGGAGACCGGTGATTATCAGGTTTCAGTCACCGTGCATTTCACTGGCGAGTACTCAATCAATGACGGGCCGATGATTCCCATTGACGGTAGAGGTGAGTTCTCAACACCGTCGCAGACCATCAGTGTCTGGAAATCCGAGTCCCGCCTAGTTGATGGGACCTGCCTAGACGACCCGACCGGCTGGGGTTGTTAGGACGACGGCCCGGGCAAGACACCAGGGGGCCTTCGGGTTTAGGTGCTCGAGGCGGGCCGCATAATGGAGACTTGAGATTTTCCCACCATGGCGTTCCTTCACGACGGCGTTACTTCAAGACAAGGCGGCAACCGCATGCTCAATCTCCAGCAGGACCTGGACGGCTTCATACACATGGGCCGCCACTTCCCCAACAAAATAACCATCGCCATCACGTTCACCGACGGTACCCGGGGCGAGTTTTCCGGAGCCCGCCTGAACGAGCTCTACGACGAGGCCCTGGCTGCCTACCGTCTGGGCAACAGCCTCGATGCCAAGGGCTTTGATCGGGCGCCAGCGAAAATCCACCGACGGAACGCCGTCGAGATTGTCCCCGTAAGTTCGGACATGGCCCAGTAGTGGCGGTAGGCGCAACGGCCACTATGCGATTGACGAGTCTATAGACGCGCACCCGCAAGGTCTTCCGCTGGTTGAATTGGATCCTTGCGCATGCAACCGGAGACAGCTGCGCAACACAATTCCCGTCTGACCACAACGCCCCATAGTCTTGGTCCATGACGAAGACTTCCCCGGAGAATAGCCAGCATCCCGCCGTCGCGCGGGACACAGCCGTCGTAGCGGCGGGCCGTCCGCCGAGGGAGCATGACCAGCCGGTGAACCTTCCCATCACGTTGACGTCTACCTATTTCGGCCGCACGCCCATCAGCGGTGAAGATCGTGCGTACGGTCGCTACTCGAACCCCACCTGGGATGGTTTCGAAGAGACGCTGGGCGAACTCGAAGGCGCAGAACTTCCGGCACTCGTCTACTCATCCGGTATGGCAGCTGTAGCCGCCGCACTCTCTCTCGTCCCTGCGGGCGGCACGTTGATCATGCCCCGCCACAGCTATCAAGGCTCGCTCGTACTGGCTCAGGAGGAAGCCCAACTGGGCCGGTACACCCTCCTCACCGTCGACATCACAGACACCGATGCCGTCATCCACGAGATCCAGAACAGCCAGAGCGCGCTGCTCTGGCTCGAAAGCCCCACCAACCCGATGCTCGAAATCGCCGAGGTCGAAGTCCTCACCAAAGCCGCGCACGACGCGGGCGTTCTCGTGATCGCTGACAACACGTTCTCAACACCGTTGGTTCAGCGGCCCTTGGAAGCTGGAGTCGACATCGTCCTTCACTCCGTGACCAAATATTTGGCCGGCCATTCCGACGTCGTTCTCGGCGCCCTGGTGACCTCTCAGGTGGACTTGCGCGAACGTCTCCATACCTACCGCTCTCACCACGGTGCGATCGCGGGCCCCTTCGAAACCTGGCTCGCCCTGCGCGGAGTTCGCACCCTCGCCGTCCGCATTGAACGTTCACAGGCCAGCGCCCTGGAGCTTGCCGGGCGGCTTCAGCAGCATGCAGAAGTCAAAGCCGTTCGGTTTCCCGGGCTGCCCGAAGACCCAGGACATGAACGTGCCACGGCTCAGATGGACGGCTTTGGCTCCATCCTGTGTATCGAAGTGCGTGGGGGAGAAGCCGCCGCGGACGCAGTGATCGATGCCGTCAGGCTGTGGACGCCCGCCACTTCCCTGGGCGGGGTTGAATCACTCATCGAACGACGACGACGCCACCGCAGTGAGGCAGTGACCGTTCCCGCGAACCTGTTGCGCCTCTCTGTCGGGATCGAAAACGTCGAGGACCTGTGGTCAGACCTGGACCAGGCACTGCGCGCGATATAGGTGGTTCCCGACGAGTTCAGGTTAGGCTAATGCGGTGATGGTTTACGCGATTCAGTTTTACCTCTACCTTGCCCTGGGACTTGTGGCTCTGGGCATCGAGGTCTGGGCATTAATCGACTGTGTCCGCCGCAAGCCGGAATATTTTGATGCAGCGTTCAAGAAAACAAAAGGTTTCTGGCTTGGCATGACCGGCGGCTCAGTCGCCGTTGGAGTCCTCGGCGTCATAGGATCGGGGCTCCCGTTCATGTTGCTCCTGCAACTCGCAGCGGTTATTGCCGCTAGCGTCTACCTCGCCGATGTGAAGCCGGCCATGGAAGGGCTGCGCGGCGGCCACGGCCGCTGGTAAGCAAGCTCAGAGCGGAGCTACGGCTTCCCACGCCACCGTGATTTCACCCAATCACCATCGCGACGGCGAACTCAGCAGTGGCCATCCCTCCGCCTGCAGTGCCACGCACATCGCAATCCATCGCTGACAGTTTCCGTAGGACGATTGCGGTGCGGCAGCCAGCCAAGCCCGGTCCATAGCCTGCAGCCATGCGTGGGTCCGTTCGCCGGGAACGTTGCGATGAATCAGTGCTTTCGGTAGGCGGTCGGCCACGTCCGAGGGTAGCGTGAACGCGCCGAACCGCATCGATACGCTCAGCGAAACTGGTCCTTCAGCGGAGACCGCAACCCAGGTTGATCGTCTCCCGATCTCGTCGCACGTCCCGTCGATGAAGAGCCCCCGTGGCGCGAGCCGGGACTGCACAGTAGCCCAGTGGGCGGCGTACTCGTGCTCACGGTACTGCCGTAGCACGTTGAACGCACGCACCAGAATCGGTTGTCCGGGCACGGGAAGTTCGAAGTCGCCCTGCTGAAATACGAGGCCAGGCCGTTCGAGACGTTTAGCGGAAGCGACGCGACCGGGTTCAATCTCGACGCCAATAACGCGCACGTCCTGACGGATCTTCTGCAGCCTGCCGTGGAGTTCGACGGCGGTGGCGGGCAGGCCCCCGTATCCGAGGTCGACGACGAGCGGATGGGCGGCTGATTTCAAAAGTCCGCCCTGGGTGCCGGTCATCCACCGGTCCACCCGCCTGAGTCTGTTGGGATGCGTGGTTCCCCGGGTAATGGTTCCGATTGGTTTACCCGAGGGCATGGTCACCTTTTTCTTGAGAAAGTCGCCGGACAATAGTACCGGAACAGGAGGGACGACGACGACGAGCGGCTTTCGTTAGGATGGCTGGTATGACCTACACACTGATCCTTCTCCGTCATGGCCAGAGCGAGTGGAACCAGAAGAACCTCTTCACCGGTTGGGTGGATGTTCCGCTGACTGAGAAGGGGCGCGCGGAGGCAAAGCGTGGCGGTGAGCTGCTGGTTGCTGAGGATCTGCATCCTGAGGTGGTCTACACATCGCGGCTGAAGCGTGCCATTCACACGGCCAATATTGCGCTGGAGGCTGCGGATCGCGACTGGATCGACGTAAAGCGCGACTGGCGTTTGAACGAGCGGCACTATGGCGCGCTGCAGGGCAAGGACAAGGCGCAGACGCTGGCGGAGTTCGGTGAAGAGCAGTTCATGGAGTGGCGTCGTTCGTATGACACTCCGCCGCCGCCCATCGATGACAGCAGCGAGTACTCGCAGGCGGGGGACCCACGTTACGCGGATCTGGGTGAGAGCATGCCGAAGACGGAGTGCCTCAAGGACGTGTTGGCGCGTTTCCTGCCCTACTGGGAATCGGATATTGCGCCGGATATCCGGTCTGGCCGTCGGGTCCTGATCGTCGCGCACGGCAATTCGCTGCGCGCCCTCGTGAAGCATCTGGACGGTATCAGCGACGAGGAGATTGCCGGGCTGAACATTCCCACGGGTATCCCGCTGGTTTATGAGCTCGATGAGGATCTCAACCCGGTTGCCAAGGGTGGCCGGTATCTGGACGCCGAGGCGGCGGAGGCGGCGGCCGAAGCGGTCAAGAACCAGGGCAAGCACTAGCGTCGGGTCCCCCAAAAGACCTGCGTCAGCGGAAGCGGCGTCCCTGGTCCCGCTTGTTGGCCCACAGCGCGAGCACCCCGAATACGAGAGTCCATGCCAGCAGTACCGGAAGCGTCGAGACGTGCATGCCGGAACCGCTGAGAACTTCCACGGAGAGGTCGCGGGCAGCTCGGGTCGGCGTCACCAGGGAGATGACGTTGAGCCATCCCGGAAACATCATGGGTGGCAGTAGCATGCCTCCCACGAAGGCTAGCGGGAAGAACACCACCTGCACGACGGCGATTGCCACCTTGGACGTGCACAGGTATCCGATCGTGAGGCCCAGGAAGAGGAACGGCAGCCCCGCCAGCAGGAGCACAACGATGGTGGCCGGGATGCGCCACCAGGGGAGCGATCCATCGGTGAAGGGTTCGAAAGCGCGCGTGAGCAAAGCGCCGATGAGGAACAGCGGCAGCAGCGCGATGAAAGAAAACAGCATCGCTGTCACCGCTCGCGCGACCGTTGGTGGCAGCGCTCCTACCGGCAGTGTCCGAAGGTACGTGGTCCAGGGGTTTGCCCGGTCTTCGGCAACGCCTATCCCGTAGCCAAAGAGGAACGCGCTGAGCACACCGAACATGGCCAGTTGGGCCAAGGCCATCAAGACGGCGAACGGATTGTCGGTGATGGATTCCTGCGGCAGGATGAAGAACAGGAACGTCATGGTCGGGAAAATCGCACTGGAGATGACGGCAATGGGGATCCGCAGTTGTTCACGGATCTGCGCTGTGGTGTGTGCTTTCGTCAGCGCGAATAACGACGGCGGCTGGCCGGCGGAGCGTGCGGGATCGGTCTGAAGGATGGTCATCGTGACTCCCCGGGGGTGTTGTTTTGCTTGAGGGACTTGTGGCTTTCGGTCAGGGCGAGGAATGCTTCCTCGAGACTCGCGTGCTGAACCTCAAGGTCGCTGAAGGCGATCCCGAGCTGGACAAGTTCTCGGACCAGTGCGTCCGCGTCCCTCGTGGTCAACGTGGTGACGCCGTCGTCGTCCGTGTCGCTCTGGAGGACGTTGGAAAGCCGGACGAGCGCGTCCGGCGCCGCGCGGAGGCTGACACGCCGTACCTGGATGTGGCTGCGGATCTGCGCGGGTGTTCCGTCGGCCGTTATGGTTCCGCGGTCAATGACCACAATCCGGTTGGCCAGGGCCTCGATTTCGGCGAGGTAGTGGCTGGTGATCAGCAGAGTCCCGCCGTCGCGCCGGTAAATGCGCAGCTGTTCCCACAGTGCCTCCCTGGCTTCGACGTCGAGCCCGGTTGTTGGCTCATCGAGCACCAGCATCCTTGGCCGGCCGACCAGCGCGATGGCTACCAGTAACCGGCGTTGCTGACCGCCGGAGAGCGCGCCGCATTGTTTGCCGGCCATGGACGTCAGGCCGAATCGCTCCAGTAGCTCTTCGGGCGGAATCGGATCGGTGAAGTGTGTCGCCACCAGAGCGACAGCCTCCTGTACTTTCAGCGTTGGTGGTACCGCCGTCGCCTGCGGCGTGACTCCCAGCGCTCGCCGGGTGGCCGGTTGACGGGGGTCCCCGCCGAAGAGACGAACGACGCCGCTATCCGGTTTTCGAAGTCCCGTGAGGAGGGTGATGAGGGTCGATTTTCCGGCACCGTTGGGGCCGAGGAGGCCGACGGCGCTGCCTGCGTGAATGTCGAGGGTGACTGAGTCGAGGGCGGTGTGGTCGCCGAATGTCTTGGTGACATTGGCGAAACTGCCCAGGGTTTCGGCTGCAGTGTCGACGGGCAATGAGGTGGTCTGTGTCTGGGTCATGGCTGTACTTTCTCTTCACTGTCCAGCAGTGACAGAAGTTGCTTGCGGTAGCTGAGGAAAGCTGCCCGGCCTGCGGTGGTGATGGAGACGTACGTTGCCGGTGTTCGCCCCTCGATGGTCTTTTTCTGGGCGACGTAGTTGGCATCTTCTAGTTTGCGGAGGTGGGTCGAGAGGTTTCCTGCGGTCATTGCCAGCATTTTGCGCAGTCGGGGGAAGGCGATGCTGTTGCCTTCGCCGAGCGTGTTCAGTGCTGTGATCACCCGGAGTCGGGCTTCAGCGTGAATGACGGGGTCCAGGCCGTTCATCATGGCTGCCGGCGCTGTTGGAGGTAAGTAACCAGGGCGGCGGCGTAGAAGCCGCCGACGCCGAGCGTGAGGTATACGGTGATGAATTGCTCTGGTCCGGCGATCAACGCCATGACATTCACCAGGAGGAACCAGATTCCAAGTACCAGCATGGGGATGTCCCGCCAGAGCGCCCCGCCGAACATGTACATCATGCCCACCACCAGGACTGCGAGGGCGTTGACCATCATGCCGTTGAATTGTTGGTCCGCGCCCATCTGAGCGATGCGGCTGGCGGCGAAAAATACCACCACAAAGGCCAGCATCCAGGTCCAGCCGTACACCGCACCCTGGAAGGCGCTGTCACCACGGATCCCGATGGAGACAGCGATGCTCAGCCCGATGGAGCTGGCGACGCCGAGAAAGAGCGCGACGCCAAAGATGATGAGTGCGGTGGAATATTCGAGCGGCAACCAGCCGTGGGAAGAACCATGCAGCACGCCGTAGCCAATCAGCCACGCTGTACCCCAGATGGCGTATTGGAGCGCGACGCGGGGTTGCAGTGTCCGGCCTGTCCGGGCCTCCGTTTCGCTAGAGACTTGAAGTGCTTGCCGCGGATCGAAGGTTTCGGGATTCATGGTGTTTCCTATCAACGATGTGATTATGAAAACCAGTTTGTACCGCAAACCCCAATTTGTCCAGACCCCACGAAACCTGTTGTGCAGGTCAGGGGCCTTCCGTTCAAAAGAGGCCACCTGACCTGCGCGACAGAACCCCACACAGCACAAAAAAGGAGCAGCCCCCGAAGGAGCCGCCCCTGCAGAAACGGAAGCTTATTCCATCATGCTTGTAGGCTGCCATTCACCGGTGACCAGATAGGCAACCTTGCGGGCAACCGAAACTCCGTGATCAGCGAAGCGCTCAAAGTAACGGCTGGCAAGAGTGACGTCCACGGTGCTCGGCGCGGAGGCATCCCAGTCGCTGGCGGCAATGGCCTTGAATACTCCGGCGTGGA
This region of Arthrobacter roseus genomic DNA includes:
- a CDS encoding DUF6318 family protein, encoding MSQSLRTFPFKAPKTLAVAVVSLVLLSGCAGAGASSDESSAAALPKTSASATPTLTPTPTPSAVYKPASAEGPAQNVPLPKMPEAATKETKAGLQAFGKYVIALFSYGYETGDVKPVKAVISSDCDLCANYFKMVKAGYEDDDWLGGAKLDVLGSTSVFKKTPDGKYQLILDITQEPTEYFYPGGKFPETGDSSWSAFILEAKFIKGVWHASELSSIKGSS
- a CDS encoding PKD domain-containing protein, with protein sequence MLSDSNKTHTAQCIYSTNPDDVLGRIAEAIQKQFQSRPVVAGSLTLQPSPHTLIRANTNFFVESKDQVFDLKLLGQDVKIKATPTEYTWNYGDGSTYGPTRESGYVLRDDELGEETQTSHQYPETGDYQVSVTVHFTGEYSINDGPMIPIDGRGEFSTPSQTISVWKSESRLVDGTCLDDPTGWGC
- a CDS encoding trans-sulfuration enzyme family protein, with the translated sequence MTKTSPENSQHPAVARDTAVVAAGRPPREHDQPVNLPITLTSTYFGRTPISGEDRAYGRYSNPTWDGFEETLGELEGAELPALVYSSGMAAVAAALSLVPAGGTLIMPRHSYQGSLVLAQEEAQLGRYTLLTVDITDTDAVIHEIQNSQSALLWLESPTNPMLEIAEVEVLTKAAHDAGVLVIADNTFSTPLVQRPLEAGVDIVLHSVTKYLAGHSDVVLGALVTSQVDLRERLHTYRSHHGAIAGPFETWLALRGVRTLAVRIERSQASALELAGRLQQHAEVKAVRFPGLPEDPGHERATAQMDGFGSILCIEVRGGEAAADAVIDAVRLWTPATSLGGVESLIERRRRHRSEAVTVPANLLRLSVGIENVEDLWSDLDQALRAI
- a CDS encoding DUF2516 family protein produces the protein MVYAIQFYLYLALGLVALGIEVWALIDCVRRKPEYFDAAFKKTKGFWLGMTGGSVAVGVLGVIGSGLPFMLLLQLAAVIAASVYLADVKPAMEGLRGGHGRW
- a CDS encoding class I SAM-dependent methyltransferase, yielding MPSGKPIGTITRGTTHPNRLRRVDRWMTGTQGGLLKSAAHPLVVDLGYGGLPATAVELHGRLQKIRQDVRVIGVEIEPGRVASAKRLERPGLVFQQGDFELPVPGQPILVRAFNVLRQYREHEYAAHWATVQSRLAPRGLFIDGTCDEIGRRSTWVAVSAEGPVSLSVSMRFGAFTLPSDVADRLPKALIHRNVPGERTHAWLQAMDRAWLAAAPQSSYGNCQRWIAMCVALQAEGWPLLSSPSRW
- a CDS encoding phosphoglyceromutase, which translates into the protein MTYTLILLRHGQSEWNQKNLFTGWVDVPLTEKGRAEAKRGGELLVAEDLHPEVVYTSRLKRAIHTANIALEAADRDWIDVKRDWRLNERHYGALQGKDKAQTLAEFGEEQFMEWRRSYDTPPPPIDDSSEYSQAGDPRYADLGESMPKTECLKDVLARFLPYWESDIAPDIRSGRRVLIVAHGNSLRALVKHLDGISDEEIAGLNIPTGIPLVYELDEDLNPVAKGGRYLDAEAAEAAAEAVKNQGKH
- a CDS encoding ABC transporter permease, with the translated sequence MTILQTDPARSAGQPPSLFALTKAHTTAQIREQLRIPIAVISSAIFPTMTFLFFILPQESITDNPFAVLMALAQLAMFGVLSAFLFGYGIGVAEDRANPWTTYLRTLPVGALPPTVARAVTAMLFSFIALLPLFLIGALLTRAFEPFTDGSLPWWRIPATIVVLLLAGLPFLFLGLTIGYLCTSKVAIAVVQVVFFPLAFVGGMLLPPMMFPGWLNVISLVTPTRAARDLSVEVLSGSGMHVSTLPVLLAWTLVFGVLALWANKRDQGRRFR
- a CDS encoding ABC transporter ATP-binding protein, whose translation is MTQTQTTSLPVDTAAETLGSFANVTKTFGDHTALDSVTLDIHAGSAVGLLGPNGAGKSTLITLLTGLRKPDSGVVRLFGGDPRQPATRRALGVTPQATAVPPTLKVQEAVALVATHFTDPIPPEELLERFGLTSMAGKQCGALSGGQQRRLLVAIALVGRPRMLVLDEPTTGLDVEAREALWEQLRIYRRDGGTLLITSHYLAEIEALANRIVVIDRGTITADGTPAQIRSHIQVRRVSLRAAPDALVRLSNVLQSDTDDDGVTTLTTRDADALVRELVQLGIAFSDLEVQHASLEEAFLALTESHKSLKQNNTPGESR
- a CDS encoding transcriptional regulator, which codes for MNGLDPVIHAEARLRVITALNTLGEGNSIAFPRLRKMLAMTAGNLSTHLRKLEDANYVAQKKTIEGRTPATYVSITTAGRAAFLSYRKQLLSLLDSEEKVQP